The sequence CAATATTTATAATTATTTCTGATTTACGGTCTGCTGTCAAAATACTTGGTCTTCGATGCCAACCCACCATTCCCCTAAATTCATTAAATCTTCATGGATGTCCTGTAAATTTTCGGCATATTCGTTTTCTGAGAGCCGATCTCGGTTTTCTTCCAACTTTAGAAGGCGTAGCTGTATCAGCAGCCAAGGTTTGGAAATACTTTCAGTGGCTTCAATGTATTTTCCTAATTCTGTGCTATTCATATATTTACGAACTCTGGAAACTATTAACTAGTAACTGATTACGGGAATTTAGAAGTGACTTTACCAAGAATTTTATTAAAAGGTATAAGACCATAAGAGCGGCTGTCAGTACTTAAAGAGGTATTGTCTCCTATGAGAAAACAAGAACCATCTGCAAATACTACAGCCACTCTCTTGATTATTTGTTTTGACTCGTAGGGATGTAGTGCAACTACAATATCACCGACTTGAGGCAATTCTTGCCGATAAGCTTTTGGATCGAATAATATTTCATCTCCTGGCTGAAGCTCTGGAAGCATTGAAGGTCCGCTAACGCGCAATCTTTTCCGCATACCTACGAGCAACTGTAGCAATTTCAAGGCTGTTTGTAATTCCTCATTCATTGCTGTAAAAGCCAAGTTTATAGCTTTATCGACACTCTAGACCCAAAACTGAAAACTAACTTTAACTAATTTAAATTAGCTAGCCTTGTACCAAGCAACATTGCGGTCTTTGGTTGCCCAGAACATATTATGAATTTTTTCAACCGCTGCCATTAATTCGTTCGCATGGTCGAGGTTAACTTCTACTTTACAAGCAGAGCAAAGTTTTGCTGCTTTCCAGAAGGTGTCGTGCAAGTCAGGATACTTTTCGAGGTGTACTGGCTTGAAATAATCTGTCCAAAGGATTAATAAATCTTCTTTGGTTTTTTGAGCTTGTTCTTCTTTGATCGCAACGTAACGAGAAAAGGTATTGTTGTAAGCAATCGTCGCTGCTTTATCACCAGCTGGGGGATGCTCTAAATCCATGAGTTTCTTGGTCATGGATACTACTGCTTCTGCTGTAATGCGAGCGGAAGAAGGGTCGTAGACTCCGCAAGGACCGTCACAATGAGCGTGTACCTTGGGTGCGGGGTAATTAGTTTTTAGCTTCGCAGCAATTTTTTTGAACATGATTTTTACGAATTTGCTTATCTTCACGTTGGGAGGCAGTAAGCCTGGGGAAGCCAAACTGTAGCTCTGAGTAAAACAACATTTAAGGTCTAAAACCTTTTTCCTACTCAAAATCCCCCCCTACCCCATTTAGCTTAGTGCTATTAGGTATTCCAAGCAACCCAAAGCTTAATTAACTTAGCAATTCTTGCGATATTTTTTCCTTTTCAACTCTATTAAATATCCAAATGATATTCTTCTGCTACCACCAAAAGTGCTAACAGAAGATTTTTTTATTTCTAACTGTAATTTGAGAACTCTATCCCCCAGAAAGGATGACAGAGTTTCTTTAATCATGCCAAAATATAAAGTGGTCGCCGTTCTTATACAGTTGGTAAAATCGATGCTAATCCGCTTGCGGAATTACAGATGAGCTAAGCATTGCTGGTAAAGGCTGACAATCCGAGTTGTGACTTCATCAATTGTTAAGCCATCGCTAACTATCTCTATAGCATCTGCTGCTTTCATTAGGGGTGAAACCAGTCGAGTGCTGTCTTTCCAGTCACGTTCCTTGATGCTATTTTCTAGTTCCTCAATACTTACAGATGGTTGTCCTTGTTTTTGATAGTCCTGCTGACGACGACGCGCGCGTTCGGAAACAGTGGCAGTTAAGAAGATTTTGACTTCAGCATCGGGGAAAACTTGAGTACCGATATCTCTTCCCTCAGCCACTAAACCTCCTTTTTTACCCCAGCTTTGTTGTTGTTTAACTAAAGCTTGACGCACGGAGCTTTGGGCTGCGATTGCCGATACTTTTGATGTTACCTCAGTCGTTCTAATTTTCTTGGTAACGTCATTACCGTCAATCCAAACTCGCACTGGCGATTTTAAATCTTCGCTGGGAGTTAATTTTATCGAGCAACAGTTAGCCAACTCGGCGATCGCACATTCATCCGTATCTTGAATTCCCTTTTGCAATACCAGCCAAGTAACGGCACGGTACATAGCACCTGTATCTAAAAATACTAGTCCTAATTTAGCGGCAACTTGTCGAGCTACGGTAGATTTACCAGCACCAGCAGGTCCATCAATGGCGATTATCGGTTGGCGATCGCGCAAAACTGTATTGTCAATTAATCGTGTAGAGCCAAGACGAGCGGCGATCGCAATCATTCCTTCCTCCTTAATTTCATCTAGCGGTATTAACGTAGTTGGTTCAATCAATTCAATATATTCCACAGATACAGTGCTGACCATTGCTATTTCTTTAAAAACAGCTTCAATCAGGGTGCTACTTTTACGAACTCCACTGCGAAACGCAGCACGAGCTTTTTGCAAGCCACGATATAAAGCAGCCGCTTGCTGCTTTTGACTTGCAGTTAAATACTGGTTGCGGGAACTTAAAGCAAGACCATTCGCTTCCCTAACGATTGGGCAAGCGACAATTTCTATGGGAAAATTAAGATCTGTAACTAACCGCTTAATGATGGCTAGTTGCTGACCATCCTTTTGACCAAAGTAAGCCCGGTCTGGCTGCACCAAGTTGAAAAGCTTGGTGACGATAGTAGCCACGCCCTGAAAATGTCCTAACCGAGTACGACCACACAAGCCTGATATCATATCAGATGGTGGAGTCACTTGTGTAACAATTGAATCTTGTATATTCTTCCGGGCAACCCCGATCTCTTCCGGATTTGGTATAAAGATAGCATTTACCCCAGCTTCTTTGCAGAATTTTATATCTTCTTGCAGAGTACGGGGATAATCTTCGTAATCTTCGTTCGGACCAAATTGCAGGGGATTGACAAAAATACTGACAATGACAATGACATTTTCCTGCCGCGCCCGTTCAATCAAGCTTAAATGTCCCTGATGCAAAGCTCCCATAGTGGGAACCAAGCCTACTGCTGTTTGGAGACGAGTTGTCATTTCAAGGGGTAGCGGCTCCTCAGAATGCAAAGGCTCGCTTTGCCAAGGTCGTCTATCCAAATAGCAACGCAAAGCCACAACCGTTGTCAACAGGCGCACAAAAAATCCTCTATCTACACTAGCTTTCCCCGTTAGTGTATATCCGAATTCGGGGAAAGAGAGTAATTAGATGGAGGATTATAAGATTATTAACGATTTTTAGGGAATAGGTAATTGGTAATCGGTAATCGGTAATGAGGATAGAAGGTATAGGAGTAGAAAATTTCGGCGTTTCTCGCTACTCGCTACTCCCTAACCCCCTTACCTTTAACCTTTAACCTTTAACCTTTGACCTTAACTATTATCTTCCCAATACTTCAACTCTAACTGGTGCAATACCTCTACCAATCATTCCGATAACTCCGGCTGCACCCCTAGAAAGGTCGATGACACGACCGCGAATGAAGGGTCCTCTATCGTTGATTCTTACTACCACGGAACGCCCGTTACGCATGTTGGTAACGCGAACTCTGGTTCCGAAGGGTAAGGTCTTATGGGCTGCTGTCATTCTTGAGGGATTAAATCTTTCACCAGAAGCGGTCTTTCTACCGGCAAAGTAAGCGCCGTAGAAGGAAGCAATTCCTCTAAAACGTCTTCCTCCTCTAGCAGCTTTTCTCCATTTTTTTGTATGGTGCTTGTTGGAGGATGTCTTTTTAATTTTGACTGCTTGCTTTTCGGGCTTGGTTAGTTCGGGAGGTAAGCCAGCGATTGTTTTTAGAGGAGATGCTTTACCGACTAATCTCCGCAAACGATTGGTTGCTTGAAGTGCATCTTGTCTGAGATTTTTTGTTGCGTCGGGAAGTATTGTATCGCTGTTGATTTCGACTAGTTCGGAATCATCAACTTTGATAATGTAACGTTCGATTAAAGTTTTGGATTCAGATTTAGATCCAGTAGTTCCGTTCCAACTGACAGTAATCTTATTCGCGTCAACTTTATTGTTAACTAAATCGTTGATTTTGGCGGCTACAGCGTTTGCTTTCTCTACAGGATTGCTGTAGTCGCTCTCAACTGCTAGATTTGCTTTATTCTGCGAGTTCTCGGACACAGAATTCAAAAATGTAAAAGCAGGAATGTTACGAATATAGAGAGTTGCAGCCTCACGGTCTCCTAATTTGTGTGCGTGAATCTTGGTAATGACATAATTAGATTCATTTACAGCCGCGTCTACAATATTTTTCTCGGATGTTTTTTGAGAGGTTATTGATGCTTCATTAATTGCCTGAGCGCGGCTAATAGAAGGAGTTCCAGCAACAGTTGAAATTACAGCTACAACAGTCCACAAAAGTCTTTGATTCATGCGTCTAATACTAAATAAAGTTACCTAAGAACGGAGGCTTAATTACTCGCGGAACCAATCAAGGATTCGGTCACAATAGTCTCCAAATCTCTGTTTCTTTTTCTTTTGTTTTTTATTTATTAACTGCAACAGACTAACATGAAGTTTTCAACTTGGGTATCCGAGTTTTAGCGGAGATTACTGTCAAAGTATCAGATTTTAAATGAGGATTGCAAGGGTAAAAGCTTTACCAATTCTTGATTTTACCCTTGTAGCATTTTTATATAAATTAAATAAATTAATAAAATTTAGTTTTTATAATTCAGGTCATTTAAAAATTAAATATATCGCTTATTTTTTGTCTATTATCTAATGTTTTATACAAAAGCAAGTCATATTAAAGTATTTTATAGGACTTTGTTGTTTACACGTTTTTACTTAGGTAAATAGTCATTCATTTAGCAATTAAAATCATACACGCTGATATAGTTAAGTTATTATAATC comes from Rivularia sp. PCC 7116 and encodes:
- the sodX gene encoding nickel-type superoxide dismutase maturation protease: MNEELQTALKLLQLLVGMRKRLRVSGPSMLPELQPGDEILFDPKAYRQELPQVGDIVVALHPYESKQIIKRVAVVFADGSCFLIGDNTSLSTDSRSYGLIPFNKILGKVTSKFP
- the sodN gene encoding superoxide dismutase, Ni, producing MFKKIAAKLKTNYPAPKVHAHCDGPCGVYDPSSARITAEAVVSMTKKLMDLEHPPAGDKAATIAYNNTFSRYVAIKEEQAQKTKEDLLILWTDYFKPVHLEKYPDLHDTFWKAAKLCSACKVEVNLDHANELMAAVEKIHNMFWATKDRNVAWYKAS
- a CDS encoding bifunctional pantoate--beta-alanine ligase/(d)CMP kinase, which encodes MRLLTTVVALRCYLDRRPWQSEPLHSEEPLPLEMTTRLQTAVGLVPTMGALHQGHLSLIERARQENVIVIVSIFVNPLQFGPNEDYEDYPRTLQEDIKFCKEAGVNAIFIPNPEEIGVARKNIQDSIVTQVTPPSDMISGLCGRTRLGHFQGVATIVTKLFNLVQPDRAYFGQKDGQQLAIIKRLVTDLNFPIEIVACPIVREANGLALSSRNQYLTASQKQQAAALYRGLQKARAAFRSGVRKSSTLIEAVFKEIAMVSTVSVEYIELIEPTTLIPLDEIKEEGMIAIAARLGSTRLIDNTVLRDRQPIIAIDGPAGAGKSTVARQVAAKLGLVFLDTGAMYRAVTWLVLQKGIQDTDECAIAELANCCSIKLTPSEDLKSPVRVWIDGNDVTKKIRTTEVTSKVSAIAAQSSVRQALVKQQQSWGKKGGLVAEGRDIGTQVFPDAEVKIFLTATVSERARRRQQDYQKQGQPSVSIEELENSIKERDWKDSTRLVSPLMKAADAIEIVSDGLTIDEVTTRIVSLYQQCLAHL
- a CDS encoding septal ring lytic transglycosylase RlpA family protein, with product MNQRLLWTVVAVISTVAGTPSISRAQAINEASITSQKTSEKNIVDAAVNESNYVITKIHAHKLGDREAATLYIRNIPAFTFLNSVSENSQNKANLAVESDYSNPVEKANAVAAKINDLVNNKVDANKITVSWNGTTGSKSESKTLIERYIIKVDDSELVEINSDTILPDATKNLRQDALQATNRLRRLVGKASPLKTIAGLPPELTKPEKQAVKIKKTSSNKHHTKKWRKAARGGRRFRGIASFYGAYFAGRKTASGERFNPSRMTAAHKTLPFGTRVRVTNMRNGRSVVVRINDRGPFIRGRVIDLSRGAAGVIGMIGRGIAPVRVEVLGR